Within Nocardioides sp. JS614, the genomic segment GTTGCTGTGCGCCCGCTACGCGAGATCGACGCCGTCGACGCCTTCTCTGCGGTCATCGTCGATCGGCCGGTCATCATCACCACGCCGCGGCGCAGCGAGAACGTGTTCCGGCACAGGTTCTCAATCGCCCACGAGATCGGGCACCTGTTGCTGCACGGCGACTCCGGCGAGTACAGCGCGGCGGTCGAAAAGGAGGCCGACGAGTTCGCCGCCGCGTTCCTGACGCCGGCGGCCGCCATGGACGCGGCGCTGCCGCAGCGGCTCGAGCTGGCGGCACTGGACCGGCTCGGTCGGACGTGGGGCGTTTCGCCGAAATCGCTGGTGCGCCGGATGGTCGAGCGCGGGCGCACCACCGAGTCGTCGGCACGGCGGGCCTACCAGCGCCTGGCCATGACCGACGACCCGTCGGCCGACCCGACCAGGGCGTACCCGGGCGAAATGCCATCACTGCTGAAGAAGGCCGCGGACATGGCGGGCGACCTCGGCGCGGGAGTGCCTGCCCTCGCCGAGGCGCTGAAGCTCAGGCCCGTGCAGGTGCGTGACCTGCTCGGCGACGCCGACCAGCGGCCGGTCCTACGCCTTGTCGACGGCCGGGGCTGACCGGTGGCGTCCGTAGGGCAGCAGGTCCGCAGCGCGGATAGCGCGATCTGCCAGAACATCGAGCGCTACGCAGACGACCGCGTATTCCTCTCGCAGAACCTCGTCGCCCAACTCCGCAACCTGGTCGAGGGCCTCGTCGTCTGGGCACACCTGGGCGACCCGGACACCGAGTTTCACTACGACCGCATGGGCCCAGCGCTCGAGGCGGTCAAGGCGA encodes:
- a CDS encoding ImmA/IrrE family metallo-endopeptidase, producing the protein MPEDGPGLFELSPGRSGRFEPARLTQARARLGVSKADLASSAGVSAAAIGQYEAGVTSPRPEVVDRLAEALEVRPGFFDVGRPLARIDTVNAHFRSLRSVRVSDRQKALATATFVWEMTFALERYVKLPEVDLPSLPVGTTPTEAAAALRRHWDLPDGPVKHLVATAESHGVVVAVRPLREIDAVDAFSAVIVDRPVIITTPRRSENVFRHRFSIAHEIGHLLLHGDSGEYSAAVEKEADEFAAAFLTPAAAMDAALPQRLELAALDRLGRTWGVSPKSLVRRMVERGRTTESSARRAYQRLAMTDDPSADPTRAYPGEMPSLLKKAADMAGDLGAGVPALAEALKLRPVQVRDLLGDADQRPVLRLVDGRG